Within Primulina tabacum isolate GXHZ01 chromosome 5, ASM2559414v2, whole genome shotgun sequence, the genomic segment GCTGCCAAAAAGAAGTGAATGAATAATACCAGTTCTCTGAACAAAGGTGCCGGGGTTCCAATTCTATGACCTGAAGGTAGAATCTCCCAGGGTCTTTTAACTTTTTCAATATCACCTTTTTCGTCAGAAAGTGAAACTTGTCCTTCAAGTGGTAAATTCAGCTGTTTAAGCACCTACACAGTCGTGGAAGTAAATGTAACACAACAGTGTAATGATGCAGCAGCTCATCTGGAGATTGAAAAAGTATATGGGGTCAAATTACCTCAAGGGAAAACGATGGCATAAAAGGTTCTAAAAGACATGCAAGAAGATAAACCAATCCGGCCGCGGTTTTCATAACCACAGAGCACGAAGCTTGATCCTCTTTGTAAAGCTTCCAGAATTGGCTTTCCTACATGGTGAAATGCGAATATAAGTCTGATGTTTCAACATGAGATCCATCATAGATCCGTTAGCCATGTCAGAAAATAAAATCAGGACCCCAGTTAAACACGAAATAACCTCATAAAACCTTTGCACAATCAATATATAGTTAGCATACAAAAGATTAAATATCTTTAGAGCACGTCACAGGGATATACTTGTAAATAAGCATTTCCTTCACCAGAAATTGTCATGGCAATCTTCAACCCTTGTTTTAATTTCACCTGAATCAAGGTGGTTAAAATGTAAATCATTGCGGCATAAGGTCCTTCAAAAGTTCAAGTCAAAATTACGTAACAGCATAATTAACAGCTACATATTTTGATTACCTTCTCCATAGCTTCTATATACTGATCTACATAATTATTAATTCTTTCTCCCAGGGTCATGGTCAATGGATGAGAACACACATCAGGTGCGTCAGGAACGATAGAACCATATCCGGAACCTAACGTAATAAAAGAATATATTAAAAAGGTTGCCAGGTCCCctcaaaaaaatttcaacagCGAATCAATCAAAGGATACCATCTACATCATAGTACTGACTACTGAGCCTCAGGGCACACATTCAAACACTGATACTCTGTTAACTGCTTTGgctctaaaaatattttccaaggGTATTTTTTAGTGGTTAACAAAATGTCATTCACAAGGAAGCTTAAAGAGGCATTTTTTATGtattgattcttaataaatTGCAACATGTTATTATCAACCAAAAAATTGTAATGCACGTGTTAGGAGTACAATCTAGTATTTGCACTTTAACAGATCAAATGAActatatatattgaaatatatttCCCAGAGAAGAAATATTTGTACAAGGGATAATTCTCCCTTAACCCTAGCAACGCTAGTAACAAAACTATCAAACAATAACTGCATGCATATTCCCTTCCCTCTCCTCTCATTTTATTCTTCTCATTTCCCCTCCTTCCACGTGAACTGTAAACACCAATGGGGCTTCCTGAATTGGGCCTTAATCTTGTTAAATATCTAGGCCAAACTGTAACCTCCTTAAGATTAGCCTTGTCCTCAAGGCTAAGAGTTGGTAGTTGGGTTTTTTCCTTTTTTGCATTGGCTCCAGAATTTTAATTTGATAAAATGTTGTCAACTTGAACTTCCACTTCTATGCTTGATTTTTCAAACACAACACTGGCTAGGAAACAGTAAGCAATATGTGGACACAGAAAGGTAAAATCCTTCAAAAGAGATGTGGGGAGAAACTCTTCTTGTTCCTCGTCGAAGGCCTTGGCCATGTCATCAATAAATTCATGTCACTCTGCCTTGTGATATATCACCAACTAAAAGCTGAAAATTCTCGTCGTTGCCACAGATATGCTCCTTGATTTCAAGCATAGTGTCTATTAACAGAGAAAGAGCTTTCTCAAAAAGTGTTGGTCGTTTCCCTTTGTCTGGTTCTAGTTATAGCTTTGGAACCGTTGGTTACACCTGCTGCCAAGTTGGTAAAGAGCCTTGGACTTTGATTTCTCTACTAAACATGCCTAGTTAATAACAATGTTGAAGTAATGGTAGTAACCTTGATTAGGTAAGGTCGCTGAACTTCCCCTTGCTGTCTAGACCGTTCAGGCATTACGAACGCAAGAGTTTTGACGAATTCATCGTCATCATAGCACATTCCAACTAGTTGTGGATCGGCTACATAGATATTAGTTCTCCAAACTAAGTATATATCTCACATGTCATCTTTTAAACCAAGATGACAGATATCCTCCTCTATCACCTTTTATCAAAGTTTTCAATGACTTGCCCCTCTTTCTACTTCTTCCATTAACATGTCAATCGAAGATATATCGGATCGAGGGTGTTTAGTCTCCTCTTCACATGATCAAACCATGTTAGACGTCTCTCCCTAGTCTTATCATCTAGGAGGCTACACCTAAATAACTCATAATCCTTTCATTCGTAATTTTATATTTGCGCGTTTTGCTAcacatacatcttaacatatgCATCTCAGCTTCCGTCATCTTAATGCATATGTAGTCCTATAGTGGCCCAACACTCTGAGCCTATAAAGCATCATTGGTCAAACAATAGTCTTATAACAATTTCCTTTCAATCTGGCCAGCATCGTTCTATCGCACAAGACTTTTGATTTCATTCTCCATTTCATCCACAATGCTTTAATCTTATGGTCTATATCCTCTCTAATGTCCCCCAGTCTTTTGGATAATAGATCCTAAATTGTGAAAAGCTTCACACTCCGGGACTTCTCGACCTCCAATCTCAATTGTGCTACTCATTCGTCTAGATTCAGGACCAAAGTTACCAGCTAGATGTTCCGTTTTTGAGCGACTAAttctaaaacatttattttcaaGAGTTTCACGTTATCTATCTAATTTTGTATTTACACGTTTAGTTTCGTCTATCATGacaatatcatctataaacaaTATACACCAAGCTACCTCATCCTGAATATGTCCCGTCAGCTCATCCATAACAATGGTTATGGCAAGGGCTTAAAGTCAATCCTTGATGAAGTTCTGCTACCACAGGGAATTCACATGGCATTCTTCCAACAGGCCTAACACTAATTACGACACATTCATACATATCTTTAATGATCTCGATGTACCATTCAGGCACATGCATCCTTCTATGTACCCACCAGATTAATTCTCTAGGCACTCTATCGTAGGCTTTCTTTAAGCTCAAGAAGACCTCCTTTGGGTGGAAAAGCAACCAATGTTGTTGTCCACCCATTCCTTTCACAAGAACCTTTACTCCACAACTTTCCCGTAATTGACTTCATTATCAAAAGATTAGCTTCTCCAAATTCTTTCTCGATCCCCTAGAAAAAACCGTTAACCTTCTTCACTTATTTTTCTTCTTGTAATCCACTTATCCCTCGCATGGTCAGTAAGCAATAATAGTTTTGATCCCCAAGGATACTCCCAACATAAACAACCATATTGCCTAGAGTCGTCCTTCCTATCGTATTTATATTCTTGACAGTGTAACCAATAATTTTTGCTACTTTGTATGCTGCCCCAGCCACTGAATGCACTCCAATTATTTTCCACATGGCATCATATGCGATGAAGGAGGAGTAATCGAACCCCTCTCCAGCTATCACAACCCACAAAAGAGGATACACCATAAACTTAAGCTTACATGTGCCTAGCATAAAACCAACATCTTTATTACCTATTCCAGAAGCAAAACGATGAACCACCAGCAGCACCTATATTGTATTCTTCCACCAAATTCAGCCATAGCTTTAGGGATTTGGAGGTGCAATCTGCTTTTCTTTCAACCTTTTTCTCATTCTTTGAGGTGAACCTCCGCCGCCAACCATACCGCCAACACCACGGCCAACCACAAGCTAACTCCGGTCACCCCTCTTCGACCGATCCCATCCCCCTAGCTTCTAGCGAGTTCTTCCTCTGTCCAACTTGTGGATTGTGGCGCATACGCATTGATTTCGCTGGCCTATAACACCTCTTTGGGCCCCATGGATGAAAAGCTCAAATATTATGTACAAACCTAGCCCACTCCTGACCAGCTTAAACTTTCTTATCAATGGCCTGAAATAATACAATAACTTGGGGGTCTGCTCCAACCAAACCCCTATCCCCTGAGTGCGTACTTTTTCTTTCCTCCCAAAAGTCCAAACCATCTGCTCACACAAAAACCAGAACCACATGGTGCGCACGCCATCTTTCGGCCCAAATTCTTCTTCTTGTACGGCCCATTGGATTAGCCACATACCACTCACTCCATCGTGATGCCCTGTCATCCATGCAGCAAGACCTTTCCATGAAGCCGTTGCCTTATCTAGAAGTTTCTTCTTAAACCATTGGAACCAAGGATGTGCAGGATCATTCATACAACTCAACATGATTTCTGATTGATTGATCGGGCAACCCATGGTTATTTTGGAGAATGGTTCAGCCTCGGATACCCTTCCAACTAGGTATATTCCAGCAATCTCAGGTGTATAACTCCTTGTTTGAGAGCCCACTTCTTCTTTATCTCTATCAGGTCTTCTTCAATATTTTGCTTGCCTTCAATGATATGCAATTCCTCTGCTAAGAATTCCCCTGTGGCCTTAACTCCCCCAAATCCGGCCGTTCAACCTCTTTCAGTGATTTTTCCCGCGTTCACACTGACTTGATCATTCTCTTCATCGGTCACTTTCACCTTAACAGCTTGCTTGTTGGGTTTCTTTTCCTCATTGTTGAGCAACTGGTTATCAATCTTGTCCCCCACTTCTGCCCATTCTTCTCCTCCAATTAGCTGCTCCAACCACCTTTTGAAGTTTACTAACTCATTCACTGTTTTGCCTATTGAATTCAAATTCTCCTGTAACTCCAGCACCATCGAGTTCATATTCAGCACCATAGAATTCATTTTTTCCGCCAAAATCAGCACCCTATCTTCCAATGCATCAATCCTTGCATTCAACAGTGTGGTTGCCATCCCAACTTGTTAGGGATACAATCTAGTATTTTCACTTTAACAGATCAAATGAActatatattgaaatatctttcCCAAAGAAGAAATCTTGTACAAGGGATAATTCTCGCTTCACCCTAGCAATGCTAGGAACAAAACTCTCAAAGAATAACTGAATGTGTATCCCCTTTCCTTCCTCTAATTTTATTCTTTTCATTTCCTCTCCTTCCACGTGAACTGTAAATACCTTTGGACCTTCCTGAATGGGGACATAATCTTGTTAAATACATAGGCCCCATAATAATTGGGCCCGTGACAGCACACACCAAAAGGAAGAGGCtgcaaaaatttgaaatttcttCCACTCTCTACAGCATTAACATGTGGATATTTTATATTAGAAATTCATGGATAGTGGTAAAGTGATGCTCCCCAAAAGATTCAAGGCTATTGTTACGACCACAAGTAAAATGACAGGaactaaattatatattttctgATAGTAAATGACTCAACTGAATACAAATCCTACTAATGGAATCAAATTAAAAAACAGTTAAAAAAGAATACTCTCTAAGCTTCAATACATAGTTTTTAAGAAACCAACCAAGTCTAAGCTATAATCCATAAATAGTCTTCAAGAAATGAATTAGGTATTTCCAAATGAGAGCAAGATTTCAAAAGTTCTAAAAGAAATACGGTACGCGACCTGGGTCCTTAGCGATGAAACTCAAGACTCTATTAACGAAATTTCCAAGATTGTTCAACAGCTCACTATTTAACTTTGCTTGCAAGTCAACCCATGTAAACAACGTATCCGATACCTATCAATTAAAAATTAAGCATTCAGTCATTAATTATATAGGAGATGTTTTCAAGGTACTTCAAGTACAAAGACATACCTCTGGCCTATTTGTCAACAAATAATACCTCCACGCCTCCACCGGAATGTTGGTGTCTTTTGCATCATTCCCAAAAACTCCAATCCCCTTGGTCTTGGAAAATTTTCCTACACAAAAGATCGTGAAACAATTCGATAAGGGTGAATATTTATAGGAGATTTTGAATTGAGGGTATTATCTATTCCCAAGAAAGTATACATTTGATTATTTGATCCATTGGATAAATAACCTGATTCATAATTCAAGTATTCTGTAACACTAATGGTTCTCATCAAAGTCCAGTTTTCACCAGTTCCGAGAAGTGTAGAAGGGAACATCACCTGAAAAGTAACAATAGAATAAACAAAGCAATATTACACTCAAAAAAAACGAAACTGTAGTTTACTAACCCTGTTAACAAAGGATTGCCACCAAATAACCAGGTCAATGAAGTTAATGTAAACGAAGAAGTAAGATTTGAAAAAGCTAACACCTCTCCCTACCAAGTGGTCCACACCCACGAgagaaaacaaagaaaaactCACATCCATGGTTCATCCACACGAAAATTTTGGTTTCACAAAAtcaatatcaaacaactattacCCAAATGAATAGGGTGTAGCACCCAAATGTGGTTGCAGCACTTGCATAGTAATCAATATATACATCTACCTTGAATCACTACTTCTCTATTCAATAGCCAACATAGTTTTCTTCtatccaaaaatattttagaaCCCTAGTCCAATCCTTCAAAAAGCATTTCACATGCCTAAACTGACTACCCTTCTGCAGAGCACTCAAGTTCAACAGCTTTGCCTTGTGAGGAACATGGTCTTGGTCTAAAATCTCTCGTTCACCATTGATATCAAATTGACAAGAACTCCTTTCTTCCCATCTTGTTAAACACCATCCAAACAAAAGAATTTTCACAAATACTTTCTAGAAGCTCCTAACAAATAAACACTTCAATCTATAAGTAATTTACAATATATTGCATTTATGACCATTGACATTGTATTGGTGCCTGTATGAGAATCATTAGCAGAAGTGACATCAGTTATAAATCCAGAGAGAGAAAAAATCACCAGCTAGAGACATGCTCAAGTGCCTCAGCAGTTTTAAATATGGAAAGAGGAAATATCACCAAATAATATCCATGTCAGATTGGCTACCAACGAATCAGTAGCCAGTTACCAAGAGAACAATCATTAAAACCTTTAAAAACAACTATTAGAAAAATCCAGCAAAAGACAATGATTTCTGATGATGCTTTGCTTATATGTCACATTATaccatgcatcaaatattacttaAACAGCATAACTTAAACTCGTTTATGCTTACAGTATGAAATGGCACGTTGTCCTTGCCCATAAATTGGTACAGTTCAACATTTTCAGGGTTCTTCCACCATTTCTCCCACTCAGTTGTATGGCATGCTGTGATTGAAACATATCCAATTGGCGCATCAAACCACACATAGAAAACCTAGTCATCAAAACAGAACATGTTATACGGAAATAATGCCAATAATGGGCATTTTCGTGATTGGTATCCATTCCAAGGTAATTTAAACTCTGGGCCCAAATCACAATTTATGTTTCAACACAACTCTTCTCAACTAAATTCACCTTATCCTTAAATTTCTCAAGTGGAACCGGAACACCCCATTTCAAATCTCTAGTAATACATCGCGGTCTCAACCCTTCTTTGAGCCAAGCATGTGTTGCTTGGATAGCATTCTGGCTCCACCCTCCAGCCATGGACATGTTGCCAATGTATTCTTCTAACCTATCCTTCAGCAAAGGAAGCTCAAGGAACAAGTGATCTGTGTCACGAATATGTGGAGTACTGCGACAGACCTGTACATGAAGCAGactca encodes:
- the LOC142547613 gene encoding putative methionine--tRNA ligase isoform X2, which codes for MGDHPAAAGSAAAKLPIPGKRNILVTSALPYVNNVPHLGNIIGCVLSADVFARYCRIRGYNVLYICGTDEYGTATETKAMEEGCSPKEICDKYHFIHKEVYDWFNINFDEFGRTSSPQQTEVCQEIFKKLLENNWLSENTMQQLYCETCKRFLADRLVDGNCPTPGCGYDSARGDQCEKCGKLLNPTELLDPKCKVCRSTPHIRDTDHLFLELPLLKDRLEEYIGNMSMAGGWSQNAIQATHAWLKEGLRPRCITRDLKWGVPVPLEKFKDKVFYVWFDAPIGYVSITACHTTEWEKWWKNPENVELYQFMGKDNVPFHTVMFPSTLLGTGENWTLMRTISVTEYLNYESGKFSKTKGIGVFGNDAKDTNIPVEAWRYYLLTNRPEVSDTLFTWVDLQAKLNSELLNNLGNFVNRVLSFIAKDPGSGYGSIVPDAPDVCSHPLTMTLGERINNYVDQYIEAMEKVKLKQGLKIAMTISGEGNAYLQESQFWKLYKEDQASCSVVMKTAAGLVYLLACLLEPFMPSFSLEVLKQLNLPLEGQVSLSDEKGDIEKVKRPWEILPSGHRIGTPAPLFRELKDEEVEFYKDKFSGSQADRILKAKAEAKKISEKLKETKISGHLI